The following nucleotide sequence is from Aspergillus luchuensis IFO 4308 DNA, chromosome 1, nearly complete sequence.
ATGTAAAGAAGCAAATTGCGCTTGTTGGTTTTCTCTCTCGTCTCGATAGTTCACCGGTCGCTCCTGGAGATTGATTCTCTCCAGAAAATGCCAAATCAATCGATGCGTTGGTAGAATAGCAGGTAAGCCACCTTGTTATCTCGGGATCCATACCGTCCAAGAGGAGTGCGGACACCGGAAGACGGTGCTGAAGCTGCACCTGAGGTTGACTTCTTGCTTGAATGGCCGCTGGCGCCGTTGACCTGGCTCCAGCCTCTTTCGTTATCAGACTGCTCCAAGTCGTCTTGGTCAATATGATCAAAGATGTTGGCATTCGGTCCGTCACGCTTGTGTTGCTCGAGCGCCGCCGCAAGAACCTTGGGGTCTTCCTCGCCCCCAGCCTGCGCAACATCCTCACTCCGAACCCGACGAATAAGAGTGTCGTCCAAACGGATCCATTCACGTCCGTCTTGACGACGGACGTCGACGGTGTAGTGGCCGCCACTAGCGTTCTTGCCGTGATGGTAGATGACGCCGACGAGGCGATACTTAGGCAGGCCACCCTGCGCCATCATGATATTGCGCTTGTTGGGCGGGAAGACCTCGCGAGGAATCTCCAGGTCGAGCGGGTATCCAACCTTTTTCCAGATCTTCTGGGTGCCTCTGGTCACACTGTCGTACTGGAACCGTTTCAGGTGAAGGATAAGAACTGGCGGCATAGTTTCAATGAAGATCTGTTTGGTCGCTGTAACATTGGGACCGCGGGAAGAATTGAAGTCCCCTTGAATGCTTTCCGGCTTAGTGAGTCCTTTGAGAGCATCAACAATATTGTTGATCTCAGGAGCTCCAATGTCAAGCTGAAGTGGCTGGTAGGGCTCGAGGGTCACAGAAGTCTTGTTACCAGGCACCCTGAACTCTGACCGGATCTTTCCACCGAAGATCTTCGTAATGGGCGATTCCAAAGCAATATGGCCAGATGAGCGCGTAACAGCAGCCTTCTGCTTGTGACCGACCTCCAACCAGCCATCGCCGGACTCTTCATTTGCAACCTCTGCCTCGGGGTTCGCAGAGGCCGAGGTAGTTGCAGGGGCATCTTTGGCGGCACGATTGCACTCTTCGTGCATTTCTTCCAAAAGGAAGCCCAAGAACTCTTGAGCATCTTGCTGATGGCCTCTCTGTATTGAGAAAACATTTACGTATTAGCTGGCATGGACCCATGAATTAGGGAATGAAACAGACTTACCCGCATGTCCCTAAAGCGTGGCAATTGCCTGATAACCTCGTAAACAAATTCCGGAACAAAGGCTTCGCCGTAATCCTCGAGCTCGTTTGGTTTCAGCCTGAGCTTCAGCTGTTCCTCAGTGTGTGCAGCATCAATGATGCGGAACTCTCTCATGAACATGATCCTTTAAGTGGTTAGCAAGGCTGACGAATAACGACAAGAAGAACACCGAGGAACTAAGAATGGAGAAAATCAGGTTACTCACAATGCGTCGATCATCGGAAAGTCGCTGTTGAAACTGTGGGACGCCCTCCGTCCAATATGATCCAGAAATTGGTAGAACGGCACGCAGGAAACCAAGATTTGAAGCACCTGGAGGAAAGTCATCAGCTAGTAGAACTTCGTGCTGGCAACTTGGATAAACATACAGAATTCATGTAGCACATGTTGCCGGTATTCACGAGTCCTCTGGGTTGGAGAAAGGCAACTTTATCGCTATACTGTGACACATCGTCTCCTAGTGTCGTCAAGACATCGGCCAGAGACTCGCTCTTGGGCTTGATAACGCCATTTGACACAGCAGGCGACGCGTTGGGAGCACTCGCTCCTTTAGCGAGTGCTTTTGACCGGACCAAATCCGCCCACGACTTTGGCGCTGCAGGGGCAGGCGAGGCCTGCTTAACAGGTTCCTCCGTCTTATTCTGGGACAACTCCTGAGTGTCCTCATTTGTCTTCTCCTGAGCTGTGCCACTGACCGACTTGGGGGTTTCCGACGAGCGAGTCGACTCATCCTTGGTAGCCTGACGAGGAGTACTAGGCGCCGGAACGACTGGGACCACGGGGACTACTGGGATCGTCGGTTTGGCTCCCTTGGACTGCGACTGAGGACGCAGAGGGAGGTTCTGCGCAACTGAAGATGGAGTTGTGGGTTGTGTCGAATTCGCAACTGATGGCGCGGCGGACAAGGTTGGTGTTTGGGGTTCCGATGGCGACTGTTCCGGCTCCAGTCTTTGAACTTCGGTTTGTCTCTCAGGCTGGTCAGCCCGGTGCGGGTCCTTGGTAGGAAGCTCGACGGACACAGATGACGTAGGGAGAAGACGGCTTTTCCTACGTCTTCCCGGGATCCGAGCAGGGAAAGGGTGGTCGGGAACGGAAAGCCAAGGTAGCTGGTGATTTATGTTAGGCGAAGTACTGAGTGCGTGCCAGTCTACACCACTTACCGGTGGGCGGAAAGGCTCCCTAGGCTCGGGAGAAACCTttgcaggagcaggagcgggGGACGATGACACAACGGAGCTCGGCGCTGGGTGCACAGGAACAGTGGCGGGAGACTGTGCCTGAGTCGTAATGGGCAAAGGTGGAAGTCCGACAGGCGGAGACATGGTGCTTTGTAAAGGAGTGGAGGTCCTCGGCTGCATGGGAAGAGACACGGGAGGAATATGGGCCGGCGCCATTATGGGCTGAGAGGGCGGATAGGCAGAAACATACATCGGTCCGTAAGGGTGTTGGTATGGGCGTGGAGGGAGCTGCATGGCAGGATAAGGTGGGTACCATTGAGGGTATTGCTGGGGCGAGTATGCGGCCGGGGGAGGGTGGCCGTTCATATGGGGATGGTACCCCATGTAGGCAGGAGGGGATCGCATGTTGGGAGGAGCTGCAGTGTAAGGAACATCTTGCTGTCGACGAGGAGTAGGCATGGGTGGCTGCCCATGGGGCATTGCGGGCATATGATGGTTCATCATGTCCAGGCAGTCGTAGAGTCGCCTTGACTATTCAGCCACGCGTTGCCTCAATGGGAGCCATACGAGGTCAAGAAGCGAAAGGAAGCAGGACTGGGGGGCGAGCACCCGTCTAAGCAGCCATCCTAACGCCCCGGGCGGGACACTGGAAGCTAAAATAAGGTAATTGTAGACCGAAGCTTGGCGCCTATTTGTGCTCGAAGGATCAGCGTGGTGTACGACGCAAGTTGGACGTTGCGCAAAAGATCGGGGAAGGGTTGGTTGGGCGAGACGTGGTACGAACCTTGTGCAGAACGCGGGGTCAAGCTATAAGGATATGTGGATGAAAGATGAGGCCGGAGAGATAATAAAGCAGGCTAGTAAGACAAGGaagggaggtggtgaagaaagaGGTAAAAGGCCGGACAGCACAATCggggggaagtgggtggaTTGCTGGAGctgagatggatgatgttttTTTGGGCGGACGGCACGTGCCTGAGGCTCCGCTGCGGCAGGATCGCCGGCCCTGGAGATTCACCAACAAACCCAACAGAGCCTCACCAGTTGTTACGTTCTTTCTTGAATCAGGTATACTTACTCTTGGAATAATGGTAATAACAGGCAAGCTTGTAGTAGTCTACTATGGATTGGGTCATGATCAAAGTTCTCATATTTCTTAGATCTCTCTCCGATCAGTATTCTCTTGAGACTGTGTTGTCCTGATTAGGAAAGAGAGCTAGGTTACTAGCACCTTCCATCTGGAAAGACGCGCCGTGACTCCGAATGAGCCCAACAGAAAAGCTTCATCTATCTAGCTGTTTATcatttttatctatttattgtAATTGGTACACATATGTGGCCATCAAAATTCATAAAAACACGTTCGACTCCTGACCCATGCTCTTCCCAGAATGTATCTGCAAACAACCCCCCACATATGTCTATAACATAATATTCGTGATATAGTTGATAAAAATCCACAGAGTACCGTATAGAAAAGATTGTAAACGATGAAGTAGATCACCAGGAGCTGGTGGACGAAAACGCACAGGTAGTCGCACCTTCTATGCCCCTCTTTGGATATTGGTCGACATAAGTGTaattttcttgttctttttctttttcccgccggaggaagaggctaCAGTGTTCGCCTCAGCAGCCGATTGAGCCATGAGCTCCCTTTCTTGCTGGGCCCacagctcctcttcccagCCCTGCAGCCAACCATCGGCAGGGGCTTGTGAGCTCGATGGAGCCGAAAGTGTCGGAGCGGCCACGGTTCCCCACACCGTACGAGATCCGGGGGGActcgaggagggaggaggcgaggcAGAGGAAGAACCTATATCAAAGCCAGAAGGCTCACCAGCAGAGCCCGATAACGGCTGAAAGTCGCGGTCGGAGAAGGGAGGTTCATCGATGGGGCCAATGCTAGGCCTCTTCCGGCGCGCCGCTGCCCAGCGCTTttcgtcctcttctttctccgctcGAATGCgatccttctcttctcgcacctctttctccttgttGCGCTTCCGCCTCTTTTCAGTTTCAGACTTGAAAGTCTCTAGCACCTCCGGTACAACTACATCTCTCCAGTCACACTCGAGAAAATTCACCTCACAACCTTGCGGCAAGTGGCTGAGATACTTGACTCGTTTGCGTagctcatcatccacaataTGGCCGCTTGAAATACGCTCAACCCGGGGAAGAATGGTGGCTGGGAATGAAGAGTAATCACCAAATGCAGCTTTCAGGATGCGGATGTCCAAGGGCGAAAGGTAGAATTGTGGTAGAGCTTGGTAGAAAAAGAACGCATGGTCAGATGTAGTAGGACCTCGCTTCGAGGGCATGTTATTCCGGCCGTGTCCAGgatccttctttttctttttcggggTAGAAGTTGCGTTCAAGTCAACCTGGCCCAAAGCTTCAGATGTGCGATCCACATCATTGGACGTCTCCGGAGTGGAGGCCGAACCAGGCCCAGTATCTGACGCGGGAATGGATTCCGCGGACGAACTTTGGCCTGACTTAATTGCATGCTGCGATGCATACATGGCAGCAACTTCCTCTGGTGGCGAGTGTGCAGCGACGGGTTCCTTTGTCTCCTGGCTTGGGACGGGCTGTCGCACGATCTCAGGCGGATTCCCTATACCTTCTACCTTGGATTTGGCATCTGCAATCGCTGCAACCGCCTTCCGTGTCCAAGTAGTATCATCCCCGAATAGAAGCTCATCCTCAAGCTCCTGCCTGCGGAGCTCATCAATCTCAATGTCGTACTGTTCTTTCATATAATCTTCACCTCCTTTCATTATGCGCGCGTAGTCAGCCACTTCCGCAGCATGATACCACGGGACATCCTCATCTGGCGCAATCCCCTCAGCTCCATCCCGTGGCAGTGCTAAAGTGCTTCCAGGCTCTCTTTTCACTAGCCGTAGTACGACATCACCCCCCTCAAATGGGAGGTCCCCTTCTTGGCCACGAAACCATCGCACAGGCCGAGTTTCGGAGATGTACACAGAGTCCCAACAAATGGGGCACTTTTTCCAACGTGGCTTCTTCTCAGGAACCGGTTTTTCTTCGTCACTCGAATGCATGTAGCGAATCAAACAAGGAAGGCAGAATATATGACCACAACGAGCCATTCGTGGCGCTACCGGCGTGGACAAACAGATGGGGCAACTAGCTGACTGCGTCTGCTCCGATACCAAGACCTGCATAACTGAGTCCCAGTCTAAATGGACATCAGCATTGGCCGCTTGTGCATGGTAGTTGCGATTCGGCGTCACGATAAAGCGATAGTTGGCATGAACGTAGCGAGATTTGTCCATGGCATGGTAGCCAGAACCTGGACCCCAAGACGTATAGCGGCGAGTATTAcggggtggaggatggtACTGAGGacgagggggaagggagaagtTCATCAGATGAGTGATGGACGTCTGTCCCTTGCGACTGGTCGTGGATCTCATGATGGCCTGCGGAGAGGGATGAGTCAGTGGACGAGGCTAGCAAAAGACATAACTCAAGTCATAGTGAGTGACTGCGGCCACAATTGTCGCACTTCTGCTACAACCCCCAGATTATCTTGCATGCGTAGGCCCCTCCTTAAGCATCTTATGTAAGCCCTTTGCGTATGCGATGTCCAGGGAATCCCAAGGAAAATTCCCAAAGCTCTTCACATAAGGATCCACAAAGAGCATCAGGTAGGGCTGATACAAGGGAGGGAAATATGGCAGTATGATGTGGCTGGAGTGAGGTTGGTGTAGCTGTAGCCGCTCCCTAGACTTCGAGATACGTACCGATTCGCTAtaatcctcatcatccagcaatCGAGGACGCCGCTGTCGTTTATGTTGACTCCTGAGAGCCTGATTGTGCCTAGGAGAGCCTGAGTTCCTAGCCTGAGATGTCAAGCCAGCTCCAAAGCTGCCAGAACCTCCCGGGCGCCGCTGAGACCGCGGAGAGCCGCTATCGAATGACGATGGAGTAAATGTCGCAGAGGCTGGCTGACTCGGAATGTTCACCGCTTTCATAGATGTGGTAGGAATCTGACTAGGATTGCCCGACATTATTCACTCTGCCTTCTAAGGTAAAGGCGTGAAAGTACCTTCGTATGGCGGGGGCAAAAAAAGCAGTTATGAAGGAAAATGCGGAGATATGACTAGAGTTGCGGTACAGCCTCCGACTGAGGCAGGCGGGGGATTGTTTCTTAGCAAGGTAAAGTCGAACAATGAAGGTTTAAAAAGAAGGGCTACAGAAGCCCCGAGGGCAGCACCAGGAAAGGAGAAGCACCAGAACCCTGAAGCTTCCCCTACCGTATAAAGTAGTAGAGGCAGaacggaagaggagaggcaGATTGAGGGAGGGGCGAGTATGTCATGCCTTGGCGGCCGACCGGAGCCTCAGGCACGTGCTGTACGGCAGGCGATTAAGGCACGGGTTTCATTAGCAGAAAAAGTATACCCACTACTGCTCTTCCGCCAATATCCCAAAACATACTGATGTTTGCACAAACATTGCTGGATTCATCTCAAAGAATGCCTGTGGCTATGTGTGGGGCTATATGCATGACAGTTCAACGACGTGGAATGCTTTCGTGATATGCTAAATATCGAATGGCTGCTGTTCCTGTCTGTTCTGGTTGGTAAAATATGGTTGAAGCCAGCGAGCCATGACCCTTCTGTATGACCtgatagtactagtagttattgATCGATTAAATTAATCCGTTCGTCTTATGATAGTCCGTGCTTTATGTCGGACCCTTTGCCCCTTTCATTATTGTGGGATTGTACAAGCCTTCCGCGGGTAGTATTATTGTTGGTTGCAGTAATAAGCTCCAGGGACGATGATCCTGCCGCAGCGGGCAACGCACCCACTCCCTTTTAGTGCATCCCCAACCtgaatgttgttgttgttcttgcgACCGCCTAAAGATtctccctcatctccctAACCCTTCTCCTCGCGTCAATTGCGCCCATTCTTCCCTACACTTATACTCAATCAATTATAAAACCCTTGGCCTGAGGCCTCTTATGGTCAGCACACAATGACCGTCACTCGATCCCAAACGGGGAAGACCCCAAAGTAAGTCAATTTAACTGCGCAAGGGAGTGAGAGTTCCTTGggagagaacaagaaggcacGATGAACCAGGGACCGAGTGAGGAACCCCAGTCGTGAATTACCTTATCTTCGGTCTACCCCAATTGCGCTTCGCATGCGAGCCTTTCATTCTGCTTGTTGTAATTGTTTTTGGCTGACCGGTCGATCAATTCCTCTAGGAAAATGGAGCGACCCGGCTTCATCGAGACACCTGGCCGCCGAGTAACCcgcagcgccagcgccagaCTGTCAGAGGAACCTTCCGACTCAACAGCTGAAGGATCGAAGTCGACAACCCGGAGACGCACTTCTGTCAAGATCAAGACTGAACctgtggaggaagagtcaAAGCCATTCGCGACCAATGGTCATGCCGAGAATTCTGGTGTCAAGAAGGCTCGGATTGTGGATGgttgggaagaggggaaggaccCCAAAGTCGACTACAGCGGCCACTTTGAATTTGGAGGCTCGTTCGGTGTAGCATCCATGATGATCGGATTCCCGCTACTGATGTACTACATGTGGATTGGTGCCACCTACTACGATGGCAAGTTTCCTCGCCCCGCCGATGGGCAGAGTATGACGGACTTCTTTGCGCATCTGGGACACTTTGTATACGAAGGTGCTTTCCCGTCTCTCAAGGCTTGGACGATTTATTGGGtgttcttcatcttcgaggGAATCTGCTACCTGTATCTTCCCGGTATCACTGTGATGGGTCGTCCTCTGCCGCACTTGGGAGGCAAGCAGCTGCCCTACTACTGCTCTGCTGTTTGGTCCTTCTACACCACCATTGTGCTGGCCTCTCTGCTTCATGTTACTGGTATCTTCAAGCTGTACACTATCATTGACGAGTTCGGCCCTCTTATGAGCGTCGCTATCCTTTCCGGGTTCCTTGTTGCTTTCGTGGCCTACTTTTCGGCATTGGCACGCGGGGCGCAACATCGCATGACCGGGTACCATGTCTACGACTTCTTCATGGGTGCCGAGCTCAACCCCAGAATGTTTGGGATCTTGGACTTTAAGATGTTCTTTGAAGTTCGCCTTCCCTGGTACATTCTGCTCTTCGTTACCTTGGGTGCCGCGGCCAGACAGTATGAGGTCTATGGCTACGTCTCTGGAGAAGttggcttccttctcatGGCGCACTTCTTGTACGCGAATGCCTGCTCTAAGGGTGAAGAGTGCATTGTGTCAACTTGGTAAGTACTTCCCGAAACTTGCGACAGTGTGTCACAGTCTGATTTGTATGCAGGGATATGTACTACGAAAAATGGGGTTTCATGCTGATCTTCTGGAACCTGGCTGGTGTTCCTCTGAGCTACTGTCACTGCACAATCTACCTGGCCAACCACGACCCGGCCACGTACCACTGGAACCGCTACTTCCTCACATTCCTCTACGTTGCCTACCTCTTTGTGTACTGGGTGTGGGATACGACCAACAGCCAGAAGAACCGTTACCGCCAACAGGAGCGTGGAACGATGGTGTTCCGCAGCACCTTCCCTCAGCTGCCTTGGCAGACGCTGAAGAACCCCAAGACAATTACGGCTGAGGATGGTTCGAAGATCCTCGTCGACGGCTGGTGTAAGTGCTGCTCATATCTTTACCTTTCATGTCATACATTGCGCTGAACTCGTATACTACAGATGGCAAGGCACGCAAGATCCACTACACCTGTGACCTGTACTTTGCCCTTAACTGGGGTCTCATCACTGGGTTCAGCAGTCCCTTTCCTTGGTTCTATCCATTGTTCTTTGCCTGCATGATCACCCACCGTGCTATGCGCGATATCGAGCGTTGCCGGAACAAGTACGGCGAGGCCTGGAGGGAGTACGAGAGACAGGTTCCTTACCTGTTCATCCCGGTAAGTGCGCTGCCGAGTGTTGATAATGCAGACCGACAGCTGACTTTCACGGCTAGTATGTTTTCTAAGCGTCTCGATGCGCCAGCCCACTCCTCGCAGCGCAACCTGGGGGTTTCACATCCCCTGGTCTAAGGTGCAGGTAGGGCCTTACCATTTACAAGCTTCATTGCTTTTGACCGATTTTACCATATCTTGTTGTAATCTCTTTATTGCTCGATCCATGCGCTCGAGTCGTGGCTCGACTACGTTGCAGTACATGCATTATGTCTTGATTTTAGTTCTGCATGAGGATAATTCCTCGAGTATCGCATTTCACCCTACCCTGTTAGATTATGAACATTCTATGTACATTATTAGATTGtgcttcttgttttcttctccattcgTCTCCGTTCAACTTTCTTTTCACTCATCATGTATTCCCGAACCTAGTTGCGACCAATAGGTAGCAAGCATCTCACtgtattttaattaataccAGGCAGATACCAATTATATGGTCAAACTGCAGCTCCAACCAAATACAATTTATCACCCTACCACAACTTACTCATATAATGGTGGCTTTCCACATTGTCATCCCAATGCCTTCCTCAACTTCAAATCACATGACTACCCCTCCATCTTCGGGAATCTTATCGCAACAACAACTGAGCCCCGCCATAACGCTCTATTCAGAATAAAACACTTCAATTGACGATTTGTTGCTTGTCGTGAGCTTCTTCAGATATTGAATAACTTTGTACTACGTCTTATCTACGACAATCGCCATCTTGATCCACCATGTTGATCCAGGAATCTTTCCACGATGTGCCGACCAAGGCGGACGGCAGTGGAACTATGCGTATGTTACCCAGAAGTAGTTCGAGTTTGAGATTTACCTATAATCCACCAGTAGCTGCGGCTACATTTGACGATGTCTACTAATCTTTCAACGAATTGAACATTGCTGACTTGGTTCCCCATTCAGGCATTTACGTGTTCCACCCTACTATTCCCGGATATCCTAAGGCGCGGTTCCCCGGTGTAGTTGTCTTTAGTGAAATCTACCAAGGTAAATCGCAAGCTCGATCTCACAAATCAATTCCAGGAGGATTCCCTGTGGTGAGAAGGTATCATTATTGATCACACCTATACATGTAGTAACCGGCCCTGTCGCGCGATTTGCTCGCCAAATCGCCGGACAGGGATACATCTGTGCGGCACCCTCGAGTTATCATGAATTCACAGGTCCTGAGCCGTTGAAGTATGATGCCGAGGATACGGATAAGGGCAATCAGTGGAAGATTAGCAAGGTGAGTAAATTCTCTGTCGACTATATCTATTTCCAATTTGAGTTGTGAAACATGAGCAAGGCCATGCTGAgggatttttattatagaaaatcgCGGCTTACGATGAGGACGCCTCATTGTGCGTCGACTATCTTCTGTCACTCCCCACGTGCAATGGCCGTGTAGGTGCGACGGGTATGTGCCTTGGTGGACATCTGGCGTATCGCTGCGCGTTGGACAGCCGCGTGAAAGCGGCGGTGTGCTACTTCGCCACGGACATTCATAGTAAGACGTTGGGGCTGGGGAAGAATGATGATAGTTTGGCCCGGGCGGGGGATATCAAGGGCGAAATGCTCATGGTGGGATAGGACCCCCCCCCCTACCCTTTCATTATTTCAAGTCCGCTTCGCGTGCGCGAGGGAATGAAAAGGAGTGCTAACGAGAAGGATTGTTCGTGTGTTGTCGCAGATTTTTGGAAAGAACGATACCCATGTTCCGCCCGAGGGAAGGGATTTGATCCGCAAGACCCTTCATGACAAGGGAGTCTTGTTTAGCTTTTACGAAGTGGCTTGGGCTCAACGTAGGTTCTTCATTTTAACCTGTTTAGGAAAGGGGGGAAGTAGAAGGGTGTGGTCGCTGACAAGGGTTCAATAGATGCCTTTATTCGCGATGAGCTCAGCAAGGGACGGTATGACCCTGCTATTACCAAGGTGTGCTTTGAGATGTTGCTGGAGTTGTTCGGGCGGACGCTGAAGCTGGATCTGGGAGAGCATGATGGGAAGGAGTTGAAGATTGAAGACGTGTGCTAGACCAGAGGATGGGATCTGCGGACTCTGTTGCagtgggtggatgatggtatcAATAGGCAACGACGATATATCGGGAAACTAAATCGGTGTGACGACTTCATCATCTGCCCACCATGGTTTGGCATTGACGGCATTCTCCGTCCTGCAGATTGTTCCATCTACTAGTTTACGAAGGGCAATGTTGCTTTTTGGACCTCCCTTTAGATGATTCCTTTGTAGTATGATCAATTGGATATACCACAGGTAAGGTATGGATGCAAGGGTGCCGAGCAGACAGATACAAGACAGAGATCCTGGCTGATGACCCTTCCGAGGGCGCACCACAGTGGCTGTGAGTCCCACTAGGATGAGTGAGATTGGGTGAGATATGCTACGTAGCTACTTACTTTGTAAAGCGGGACATGCATCTTACTACAAGAGAACACGACATTATGCAGCATCAGATAGTTTCCGGGAAGCATAAGTAAGAATGAATACAGGATAGATGTTGTTGAACCATGTCTGACCGACagggtgtgtgtatgtgtgtggcTGGGGAGGTCCTGCAGGCGTCATTCGGCGAAGGAACCGCGCGGGTAAGACACATCAtaggaaggatggaagaccTAAGAAGATCGCAGCGGCAGTTCACATCCGGATTTTCATGCAAGATCGATCAAGCTCCAAGGAAAATGTTGCCTGTCAACTGCTATTCTTAGCCCCAGTACGTAAGTAGTATGTAGTGACTAGcgacttctttttttgccatGATTCATGACTGGGACTAAGACGCGGGTTGAGAGCGGAACcagaatagaaaagaaaaatggagAAAATAAATTTCAGGAAAAGCCCGAGCCATGGATGGCGAAAAGGGAGAACATGATCCATGGTCCTGGAGTGTAATTTCTGGATATGTTTTCCACAGGGGAACAAAACTCTGATGAAGTTCCAGTAcaggggttgttgttgttagtaTAGAACTGTGTCTCTGTTCAGTGTTCACACAGTCCTTGACCAGCCGCATGAAGTAATTCCCGCTTTCCAGCCTATCTGGTTCCTGGATCTGCTGCGCTTCAGCTGCAGGGTTTGGTTTATGACGGACAATGCCTTATTTAGGGGCCATTCGTTGGCTGTGGATGGCGTCGCGCAACgggcctttctttccttctggGTCTTAGTAGTCTTAGACTGACTGGTGGGATGGATTCGCACTGCCTATCATCGTCACCCGAAAGATCTCCCATTCAACGCTAAACCCGCGCCAGTCTGGAACTAATACCATCCCATCTTTTTCCCTCGACGCTCTGTTTTCCAGCACAGCAAAGCTAGACTCGACATTGATTAGTCTCTTTCTTGTGTACTGAATTAGtactatctctctctctccccatcatttcccctccccttcttcttcttctttttccttttctctctctttcgctTTTCTTCCGACGCTTTTCGCCCGGACAGCGTGGctcagcatcttcatcatcttcttcttcccctcctcgtTCCGTTGTCTCTCtatcttctctctctctattaGTATTCTCACCTCATCTTGATCGTTCGTTCATCTTTCCACACAGTCTCATCTAGGCTTGTGTATGACTTTGTTACTCGACGACGCTGCTTGTTCCCGTCCCCACACATAACTACCACTACAACACATACCCACTCGGCCCTACAGATCATCCACCTGCGCCGGTGTTTGAGATTATCGCTTTCACGATTCTTTGGCTCACGCCCTCGGTCTCCCTCGACTTGCTGATATTATttacccttcctttccccttcgGTTCCTCTTTCGTCTTTCAATCTTCCGATCAATCCGCTCCATCCTTTTCCCGCTTCCTTTCAACTGTCCGACTGCACGTCGAATTGTGAACCCGGCCTCTCAggccctcccctccccctggtctctcttccttctcttcttttttttcccttttcgtGGGCAGCCtgtctctctcactctctgtCCCTGTTGGCCCCATTCTTTCTCCCGTCGTTTCAAGCCGAATTTCCCACCCTTTTACAACAATTAATTCTTATTGCTCCTTATCACCCTCCTGTGTAATCATAATTGGTGCCC
It contains:
- the erg4 gene encoding c-24(28) sterol reductase (COG:I;~EggNog:ENOG410PFUR;~InterPro:IPR001171,IPR018083;~PFAM:PF01222;~TransMembrane:9 (i108-129o172-193i205-231o243-264i297-316o322-341i362-386o398-414i478-498o);~go_component: GO:0016020 - membrane [Evidence IEA];~go_function: GO:0016628 - oxidoreductase activity, acting on the CH-CH group of donors, NAD or NADP as acceptor [Evidence IEA];~go_process: GO:0016126 - sterol biosynthetic process [Evidence IEA];~go_process: GO:0055114 - oxidation-reduction process [Evidence IEA]), translated to MTVTRSQTGKTPKKMERPGFIETPGRRVTRSASARLSEEPSDSTAEGSKSTTRRRTSVKIKTEPVEEESKPFATNGHAENSGVKKARIVDGWEEGKDPKVDYSGHFEFGGSFGVASMMIGFPLLMYYMWIGATYYDGKFPRPADGQSMTDFFAHLGHFVYEGAFPSLKAWTIYWVFFIFEGICYLYLPGITVMGRPLPHLGGKQLPYYCSAVWSFYTTIVLASLLHVTGIFKLYTIIDEFGPLMSVAILSGFLVAFVAYFSALARGAQHRMTGYHVYDFFMGAELNPRMFGILDFKMFFEVRLPWYILLFVTLGAAARQYEVYGYVSGEVGFLLMAHFLYANACSKGEECIVSTWDMYYEKWGFMLIFWNLAGVPLSYCHCTIYLANHDPATYHWNRYFLTFLYVAYLFVYWVWDTTNSQKNRYRQQERGTMVFRSTFPQLPWQTLKNPKTITAEDGSKILVDGWYGKARKIHYTCDLYFALNWGLITGFSSPFPWFYPLFFACMITHRAMRDIERCRNKYGEAWREYERQVPYLFIPYVF
- a CDS encoding dienelactone hydrolase family protein (COG:G;~EggNog:ENOG410PGQA;~InterPro:IPR002925,IPR029058;~PFAM:PF01738;~go_function: GO:0016787 - hydrolase activity [Evidence IEA]) — translated: MLIQESFHDVPTKADGSGTMRIYVFHPTIPGYPKARFPGVVVFSEIYQVTGPVARFARQIAGQGYICAAPSSYHEFTGPEPLKYDAEDTDKGNQWKISKKIAAYDEDASLCVDYLLSLPTCNGRVGATGMCLGGHLAYRCALDSRVKAAVCYFATDIHSKTLGLGKNDDSLARAGDIKGEMLMIFGKNDTHVPPEGRDLIRKTLHDKGVLFSFYEVAWAQHAFIRDELSKGRYDPAITKVCFEMLLELFGRTLKLDLGEHDGKELKIEDVC